The following are encoded together in the Glycine soja cultivar W05 chromosome 5, ASM419377v2, whole genome shotgun sequence genome:
- the LOC114411917 gene encoding histone-lysine N-methyltransferase SETD1A-like encodes MVSDSIAAVPIPSAANTKNPGKKKRTNRSAKLKQYKIDARREQWLSQGAVKSKGCKDGVDDDGHAPPPSPAVVKHSLEPLNTRRRGEEDDGLIHHDSDSESPSNCPAGVLCGTDSGTNFTGSSSGGSSSSSSSSGGCCSGNVTEEEEEEEGDDDDDDGCLDDWEAMADALAADDKRENPCPDSPPVVSPSEGSNLGSPNSKPESDGLVPWGSGNSRAWRADDAFRPQSLPNLSKQHSMPNPDRRGVPWGRAPTPSSCPICCEDLDLTDTSFMPCLCGFRLCLFCHKRILEEDGRCPGCRKPYECEPVETEASVLGGSLTLRLARSCSMIERS; translated from the exons ATGGTTTCCGATTCAATCGCCGCCGTACCGATTCCCTCCGCCGCAAACACCAAGAACCCGGGGAAGAAGAAGAGG ACTAACAGGTCCGCGAAATTGAAGCAGTACAAAATCGATGCGCGCCGCGAGCAATGGTTATCTCAAG GTGCGGTGAAGAGCAAGGGGTGCAAGGACGGAGTGGACGATGACGGCCACGCACCGCCGCCGTCTCCAGCGGTGGTGAAACACTCGTTGGAGCCGCTGAACACGAGGCGCAGAGGCGAAGAGGACGATGGATTGATCCATCATGACAGCGATTCGGAGTCTCCGAGCAACTGCCCCGCGGGCGTGTTGTGCGGCACCGATTCGGGGACGAATTTCACCGGCAGCAGTAGCGGCGGCAGCAGTAGCAGCAGTTCCAGCAGCGGCGGGTGCTGTTCCGGGAACGTCAccgaggaggaggaagaagaggaaggtgatgacgatgatgatgatggatgCTTGGATGATTGGGAGGCTATGGCAGATGCTCTAGCCGCCGATGACAAGCGCGAAAACCCTTGTCCGGATTCGCCTCCAGTGgtttcgccttcagagggttccAATTTAGGGTCTCCGAATTCGAAACCCGAGAGTGATGGATTGGTTCCTTGGGGCTCTGGTAATAGCAGAGCGTGGAGGGCAGATGATGCCTTTCGCCCTCAGAGTTTGCCCAATTTGTCTAAGCAGCACAGTATGCCAAACCCTGATCGGCGTGGGGTGCCTTGGGGTCGCGCCCCCACGCCATCCTCGTGTCCAATTTGCTGTGAAGATCTCGATTTGACTGACACGAGTTTCATGCCTTGTCTCTGTGGGTTTCGGCTTTGCCTCTTTTGCCACAAGAGGATTCTCGAGGAGGATGGGCGTTGCCCTGGGTGTAGGAAGCCCTATGAGTGTGAACCTGTTGAGACAGAGGCCAGTGTGCTTGGAGGCAGCCTCACTCTTCGGTTGGCACGTTCGTGCAGCATGATCGAGAGGTCCTGA
- the LOC114413792 gene encoding formin-like protein 8 yields the protein MNAGTSRGNAHGFNFSALKKLSDVKSTDGKTSLLHFIIEQLAPFEGRQQANSQKHNLSIGETSNTSELHSDNLVQKEEVKEYLMLDLPVLVGLRDELCEVKKAAIIEHQNFISMYSTANAYVTEIRQIIKCCGNSERDGFIKVMKGFLEKCEEELKVVREEQIRVMELVKKTNEYYLIGGSKDNISDPFQLFVTVKEFVDMVDEVCIDFRKKLERNNAGGKADQHHLFLHQRRHHSDYQTSIYTFLPSMSGATSFSQSDDDF from the coding sequence ATGAATGCTGGAACTTCAAGAGGCAATGCTCATGGTTTCAACTTCAGTGCTCTTAAAAAGCTCTCAGATGTAAAAAGCACAGATGGGAAGACTAGTTTGCTTCACTTTATTATTGAGCAGTTAGCTCCATTTGAAGGAAGACAACAAGCTAATAGTCAAAAGCACAACCTTAGCATTGGTGAAACAAGCAACACCAGTGAACTACATTCAGATAACCTGGTACAAAAAGAGGAAGTCAAAGAGTATCTAATGCTAGATTTGCCAGTGTTGGTAGGTCTAAGGGATGAGTTATGTGAAGTAAAGAAAGCAGCAATCATTGAGCATCAAAATTTCATTAGTATGTACTCTACTGCCAATGCTTATGTTACTGAAATTCGACAGATAATAAAATGCTGTGGTAACAGTGAGAGAGATGGATTTATTAAGGTAATGAAAGGGTTTCTAGAGAAATGTGAGGAGGAGCTTAAGGTGGTGAGAGAGGAACAGATAAGAGTCATGGAACTTGTGAAGAAAACCAATGAGTACTATCTAATAGGAGGTTCCAAAGATAACATATCAGACCCCTTTCAACTGTTTGTTACCGTAAAAGAATTTGTTGACATGGTAGATGAGGTTTGCATAGATTTTAGAAAGAAGCTAGAAAGGAATAATGCAGGAGGAAAAGCTGATCAACACCACCTCTTTCTCCATCAAAGAAGGCACCACTCAGATTATCAAACTTCGATTTATACATTTCTGCCAAGCATGTCAGGAGCAACATCTTTCAGCCAATCTGATGATGATTTTTAA
- the LOC114411919 gene encoding two-component response regulator ARR5-like isoform X1 produces the protein MAITGEIFRQSIKEMLEESPSGAPELQVLAVDDSLVDRKVIERLLRISSCKVTVVESGTRALQYLGLDGGNSSLGFDSVKVNLIMTDYSMPGMTGYELLKKIKQESSVFREIPVVIMSSENVLTRIDRCLEEGAEDFLLKPVKLSDVRRLKDFIMKGKVKEGEKISNKRMRSIDCSPPLTATCSPVSLPCDPPSSSSSSLLSPLSSKKARL, from the exons ATGGCTATTACCGGCGAAATTTTCCGACAGAGCATAAAGGAAATGCTTGAGGAGTCTCCTTCCGGTGCGCCGGAACTTCAAGTTCTCGCCGTTGACGACAGCCTCGTTGATCGGAAGGTGATAGAGCGGTTGTTGAGGATTTCTTCCTGCAAAG TGACGGTTGTGGAGAGTGGAACGCGTGCTCTTCAGTATCTGGGGTTGGACGGAGGGAACAGTTCTCTCGGGTTTGAT AGTGTTAAGGTTAATCTCATAATGACGGATTATTCCATGCCGGGGATGACTGGATATGAATTACTCAAGAAAATCAAG CAGGAGTCTTCTGTGTTTAGAGAGATTCCGGTGGTGATCATGTCATCGGAGAATGTTTTGACCCGAATTGATAG GTGCCTGGAGGAAGGAGCAGAGGATTTTCTGTTGAAGCCAGTCAAATTGTCTGATGTAAGACGCTTAAAAGATTTCATCATGAAAGGGAAAGTGAAGGAAGGGGAGAAAATATCTAACAAAAGAATGAGGTCAATTGATTGCAGTCCACCTCTAACTGCAACATGCTCACCAGTGTCTCTTCCATGCGATCCTCCATCATCATCCTCATCATCATTACTCTCACCATTATCCTCAAAGAAGGCTAGATTGTGA
- the LOC114411919 gene encoding two-component response regulator ARR5-like isoform X2: MAITGEIFRQSIKEMLEESPSGAPELQVLAVDDSLVDRKVIERLLRISSCKVTVVESGTRALQYLGLDGGNSSLGFDSVKVNLIMTDYSMPGMTGYELLKKIKESSVFREIPVVIMSSENVLTRIDRCLEEGAEDFLLKPVKLSDVRRLKDFIMKGKVKEGEKISNKRMRSIDCSPPLTATCSPVSLPCDPPSSSSSSLLSPLSSKKARL; the protein is encoded by the exons ATGGCTATTACCGGCGAAATTTTCCGACAGAGCATAAAGGAAATGCTTGAGGAGTCTCCTTCCGGTGCGCCGGAACTTCAAGTTCTCGCCGTTGACGACAGCCTCGTTGATCGGAAGGTGATAGAGCGGTTGTTGAGGATTTCTTCCTGCAAAG TGACGGTTGTGGAGAGTGGAACGCGTGCTCTTCAGTATCTGGGGTTGGACGGAGGGAACAGTTCTCTCGGGTTTGAT AGTGTTAAGGTTAATCTCATAATGACGGATTATTCCATGCCGGGGATGACTGGATATGAATTACTCAAGAAAATCAAG GAGTCTTCTGTGTTTAGAGAGATTCCGGTGGTGATCATGTCATCGGAGAATGTTTTGACCCGAATTGATAG GTGCCTGGAGGAAGGAGCAGAGGATTTTCTGTTGAAGCCAGTCAAATTGTCTGATGTAAGACGCTTAAAAGATTTCATCATGAAAGGGAAAGTGAAGGAAGGGGAGAAAATATCTAACAAAAGAATGAGGTCAATTGATTGCAGTCCACCTCTAACTGCAACATGCTCACCAGTGTCTCTTCCATGCGATCCTCCATCATCATCCTCATCATCATTACTCTCACCATTATCCTCAAAGAAGGCTAGATTGTGA
- the LOC114411920 gene encoding arginine/serine-rich coiled-coil protein 2-like, translated as MEEEKAAAYYDELARKGEGAARFKQGLGFSSSAPNDDVPKPSSSFLSKFVKASSESEKQAQLQSIHDKLKKNPSSESRVSSSDRSRSREKRRKRSRSGDRYRETRRRSRSRERHRDSERGRRRSRSVSPRKQRRSEKDANYRGKVSETKKGKNAEIDYSKLIQGYDRMSSAERVKAKMKLQLSETVAQDSEKGVGWERFEFNKDAPLDDEEVEVAEDDASLVKHIGQSFRFSAVEARREEQIQAAHEEAMFGATALLPPTSTDSEPERENEKEADKKELVASLLSETVLAKQKGSWRDRVRQA; from the exons atggaagaagaaaaagcagCGGCGTACTACGACGAGCTGGCCCGTAAGGGCGAGGGAGCTGCGAGGTTCAAGCAAGGTCTAGGCTTTTCCTCTTCAGCACCAAACGACGACGTTCCAAAACCCTCCTCCTCCTTCCTCTCCAAATTCGTCAAAGCCTCCTCCGAGTCGGAGAAGCAAGCGCAGCTCCAATCCATCCACGACAAGCTTAAGAAAAATCCCTCTTCCGAGTCTAGGGTTTCGAGCAGCGACAGAAGCAGGAGCAGAGAAAAACGTAGGAAAAGGAGCAGAAGCGGAGATAGATACAGGGAAACGCGGAGGCGAAGCAGGAGTAGAGAGAGACATAGGGATAGTGAAAGAGGGAGACGGAGGAGTAGAAGCGTTTCTCCTCGCAAGCAACGCAGGTCGGAGAAAGACGCGAATTATAGAGGGAAAGTCAGTGAAACGAAGAAAGGGAAGAATGCTGAGATTGATTATTCCAAGCTTATTCAAGGTTATGACCGCATG TCATCTGCTGAAAGAGTCAAAGCCAAGATGAAGCTTCAGCTTTCTGAAACTG TTGCACAGGATTCAGAAAAGGGTGTGGGCTGGGAGCGATTTGAGTTTAACAAGGATGCCCCTCTTGATGATGAAGAAGTTGAAG TTGCTGAAGATGACGCATCCTTAGTCAAGCACATTGGCCAAAGTTTCAGATTTTCTGCAGTTGAG GCAAGAAGGGAGGAGCAAATACAAGCTGCTCATGAGGAAGCTATGTTTGGTGCTACAGCACTTCTGCCTCCCACCAGTACAGACAGTGAGCCTGAAAGGGAGAATGAGAAGGAGgctgataaaaaagaactgGTTGCAAGCCTTTTAAGTGAAACA GTGCTGGCCAAGCAAAAGGGGTCTTGGCGTGATCGGGTTCGTCAAGCTTAG